GCCAGGGGTTGAACGGGATCAAATTGATCTTGGCCGGAATGCCCTTCAGCAGACGCACCAGTTCCAGCGCGTCCTGATTGCTGTCGTTGATGTCCTTGAGCATCACATATTCAAAGGTGATGCGCTTGGCGTTCGACAGCCCCGGGTAGTTCCGGCAGGCATCCAGAAGCGCCTCGATGTTCCACTTCTTGTTGATCGGCACCAGAATGTCGCGATCTTCATCGCGCACGGCATGCAGTGAAATCGCCAGCATGCAGCCGATCTCGTCGCCAGTGCGGAAGATTTCTGGCACCACGCCTGAGGTCGACAGGGTAATGCGGCGCTTGGACAGCGACAGACCGTCACCATCGGAGGCGATCAGAAGCGCCTTCTTGACGTTCTCGAAGTTATAGAGCGGCTCGCCCATGCCCATCATGACGATGTTGGACACCAGCCGGCCCTCGGAGGGAACAGCTGCGCCCTGAGGCGTGGTCGCATCTGGGAAATCGCCCAGACGATCGCGTGCCATCAGAATCTGGGACAGGATCTCTTCCGATGTCAGGTTACGAACCAGCTTTTGCGTGCCCGTATGGCAGAAGGTGCAGGTCAGCGTGCAACCAACCTGCGAGGAAATGCAGAGCGTGCCGCGGCCTTCTTCGGGAATATAGACGGTTTCGACCTCAACCGGACGACCGGCGCCGCGCGGCGGAAACCGGAACAGCCACTTGCGCGTGCCGTCGACCGAGATCTGCTCATCGACCATTTCGGGCCGCGCAATGGAGAAGGTCTCCGCCAGCTTCGCCCGCAGGTCCTTGGCGATGTTGGTCATCAGGGAGAAGTCCGACACGCCGCGCACATAGAGCCAGTGCCACAGCTGGGACGCGCGCATCCGGCGCTGCTTTTCCGCAATGCCGATGCTTGCCATGGCCTCGGCGAGCTCTTCACGATTCAAGCCGACAAGCGTCGGCTTGTCCTCGCCCATGACCTCCACAGGCCTCAAAGGCGTAATCGTCTGCGCATTCGGATTGTCCCGCGCAATGTCGAGCGTCGTTGCCATGGTCTGGTCCGTTGTATTTCCATCCGTGGGCTCGGTGCCGCTGCGGACTGTCGCGTCTCTTGGCCAGAAATGGCCGCGCGCACGATCCGTATCGGATCAACCTCTCGGCAATTGGCCTTGTCTGGAAAGTCCGGCTCGGGCCGGCGCTTTGATCAAGTGGTGTCAAAACCATACAAACGGCGAAAAATCAAGTTTCACGCGCGTATGTGCGCCTTGCACAAATGCAAAAAGACCGGCGAAACGCCGGCCCTTTCAAACGCAATACCCTCAGTGTCTCTCAAGAGACACGGGTCTGGGCTTAGCGACAGGCGCTGCCCGCCGTGTCGATCGCAGCAGTTACACCCGACAGAGAGAACTTGTAGGACGTCTTGGTCCCGCGGCTGGATTCGCCGCTGATCGACATCTGCCGACCTGCCTTCATCGCTGCAATCAGCTGCGCCTCCGTCGCCGCGTTCTCGACCCATGCACCATCGTTCTTGGTGAACAGGTTAAAAATCTTGCCGTCGACATCGACCGTGACCGTGGAGCCATCCTTCAGCGGATAGCCGACCAACAGGCTCGGCTCAGCGCTGACGCCTTCGCTCGGCCGCGAGGACACGAAGAAGAAAACATCTCCGTGGTTCCGGTCGCCAGGCAACATCTGCGTTGGCTTGGTCAACGCATAACAGACCTTTCCGCTGCCGCTCGCATGGGAATAGGCTGCCCAGTCCTTGTGCTGCTTCAGCAACGTTGGAGTCTGTGCGAAAGCCGCTGCACTCGAAAGAACAAGGCCGAGAAAGGCCATAACCAGCGTTTTTGCTTGCATCATCTTCACACCGTCTATGCTTGTGAATGTCCGTCGCATTCTAATCAAATGCCAAGTGACATATAAACCTTGCTTTAATGATAACTTAAAGCTGGTTACGAAAGGGTTTAGGCTCAAGAAATGAGCTTTTTTGCTCCATATTTTTAAGGCCCCTTTCCTCGGCCGCACGCTGGCGGGATAAATCAGGCAAGAGTGTGGCGCAGGCACTTCCGAAATCCGCCGAACCTGATAAGAAGGTTGGAAACAAGGAGTTCCTGTTCGGTGGAGCAGCTCAAGTACTATTCGGACCTGATCGTCAAGGTAGCGAATGAAAAGGACAAGACTGCATTTGCAGAATTGTTCGATCATTTCGCACCGAGGCTGAAAGGGTATCTGATGCAGCAGGGCGCCGACGGCGGGGCAGCTGAGGAAATTGCCCAGGAAGTGATGGTCACCCTGTGGCGAAAGGCCGATCTCTTCGATCCGGCCAAATCCTCTGCCAGCACTTGGCTCTATCGCATTGCCCGCAACCGGCGCATTGACCGGCTGCGCCGTAAAAAAACTGCCGAACTCAACCCGGAAGAACCTTCGCTCCAGCCGGCAAGCGTACCGGATGTCGCTGTCGAAATGGACGCACGCCTGCGAGATCAAAGGGTACGGATCGCCCTCGCCGCCCTGCCCGATGAACAAGCCGAGGTGATCAAGCTGGCATTTTTCACCGGCCTCTCCCACAGTGAGATATCAGACGAGACCGGCTTGCCGCTCGGGACTGTCAAATCCCGCATCCGCCTGGCCTTCGCGCGCCTTCGCCAAGCCATCGAGGCAGATGACGCAGTCGACGTGGACTAGCGTTCGCGAGTTCTATTTGCCTTGACCAGGCACCAAACGCCCAGTCCGGCTGATTGGTCCACCCGAGACATGTTTGGGGACCTCAACGCTCGGGCCGCCGGCCGTCAGCGAGCGATCCGCATAACGGCCAAGCGCACGATGGCGGTCATAAAGAACGATGGCGCCGGCCATGGCAACGTTGATGCAGAACTTGGTCGGAATCTTCACTACATGATCGCTGCGCTCAAGCATTGCAGGCGACAGAGATCCGCGCTCCGGACCGAGCACATAGGCTGCCTGCAGGGGGTGTCCGAAACTCGGCAGGTCCACCGCATCATCAGTCAACTCGACCCCGACGACCTGACACCCACGCGGCAGATCCATCGTCTCGACACTGTCCCAGGAAAACAGCGGCAGATGTCCCGGGCTCTTTGAGGTGTCTGAAGGCGGTGCCTTTCGCAGATTCTTCTCCGCATCAACGGTGAAGAAGAAGTTGGCGCCAAAGGCATGGGCAGAGCGCATCAGGTTTCCAAGGTTCATCCGCTTGGACAGTCCCTCGGCGCCGACAGCAAAATAACCGCGCATTTTTCTTGTCCTTTTTCAACTGACCAGTCCAGGCCAAACGTTTGGCGTTTCTAACCGCCATGGACGCACAACTTCAAGCTCAGGACCGGTTGCAATTTCGCCTCATAACCCATTTCCCCTTTCGTAAACCCGTGTTACCAAAGCCTCCCAATTAAAGCATACATTATTCGGGAGACCCTCTTTGAAAGCCTGCCTCTGCAAAGTTCCCGGAAAACCATCCGACCTCGTGATCGAAGTTCTGCCAGACCCCAAGCCCGCGGAAGGCGAAGTGCTTGTCCGAGTCAAGGCATGTGCCCTGAACTTCTTCGACATGTTGATCATTCAGGGAAAATATCAGTACAAGCCGGAGATGCCGTTCTCTCCAGGCGCCGAGTTTGCGGGTGTCGTCGAGGCGATTGGCGAAGGGGTGAGCGAATTTGCGCCTGGCGACCGCGTCATGGGCTACATTCGTTGGGGCGCAGCCCGCGAGCTGGTAATCGCGACCGAAGACGATCTGGTCAGACTGCCGGACGGCATTTCCTTTGAGGACGCAGCCGGGCTAACCGTCACCTATGGCACCACCCTTCATGCGTTCCGGGACCGGGCAAAACTGACCAGCGGCGAGACAGTCGCCGTTCTGGGAGCGTCGGGAGGTGTCGGCCAGGCGGCCGTCGAAATCGCTCTTCTGATGGGCGCTCGGGTCATCGCCTGCGCCTCGTCGGAAGAAAAACTCGAGTTTGCCAGACGCCTTGGCGCGCAAGAGACCCTCGACTACTCAGAGCTCCCCTTGAAAGAAACCCTCAAGGCCATGACCAATGGCGAGGGGGTCAATGTTGTCTATGATCCGGTCGGCGGAGACCTCTCCGAGCAAGCGCTTCGCGCCACGGCTTGGGAAGGCCGTTATCTCGTGGTTGGTTTTGCTGCCGGTGACATTCCGAAGATCCCGCTCAACATTGTCATGCTCAAGGGCTGCGACGTTCAGGGCGTCTTCTGGGGCGAAGCTGTTATCCGCGATCCGGAAGGCCACCGCGAAAACATGATGCAGCTTCTCGATTGGGTCGCGGACGGCACCTTGAAGCCGCATGTTCACGCGGTCTATCCGCTTGAGGAGATCGCCACTGCCCTCACCGAAATCGCTGAACGCAAGGTTCAGGGCAAGGTCATCCTGACGCCTTAGCACGCGCGTTTCAGCCCGATGATCAAATGGCAAACTCTGCGATCACCGGTGCATGATCGGAGGGTTTTTCCCAGCCGCGTGCATCCCGTAGGACGCGCGTGCTCTTGATGTTGTCATCCAAGCTTCTCGACACCCAGACATGGTCTAGTCGACGGCCCTTGTCAGCGGCAGACCAGTCCTTGGCGCGATAGCTCCACCAAGTGTAAATCTTCTCTTCCATCGGTGTGAAACGGCGCATCGCATCGATCCAGCCGCCGCTTTCGCGCACATCTTCAAAGAGATCGACTTCGACCGGCGTGTGGCTCACCACCTTAAGCAACTTCTTGTGCGACCAGACATCGTGCTCATAGGGAGCGACATTCAGATCACCAACGAGAACCGCAGGCTTTGCCGTCTCGGCACCCTGCAGCCAGCCCTTCATCTCAGCAAAGAAGTCCAGCTTGTGCCCGAACTTCGGATTGATCTCACGGTTGGGCTCATCACCGCCCGCAGGCACATAAAAATTATGCACCCGCATCGCGCCGCCGTTGAAGGGCACGTCGACCGCCACGTGGCGGCTGTCGCCCATCTGGCAGAATTCCCGCTTCTCGACATTGGCAAGAGGCAGGCGGGAGATAGTGGCGACCCCGTGGTAGCCCTTCTGGCCGTTGATCTCGATGTGCTCGTAGCCAGCCTTGCGCAGCGGCGCGAAGGGAAAATTGGCATCTGGACATTTGGTTTCCTGAAGGCACAGCACGTCCGGCTGCACTTCTTCGAGGAATTTCTCGACGATCGGCATGCGCAGCCGCACGGAGTTTATGTTCCAGGTGGCAATTGTCAGACGATCGGTCATCGGAACCCTTGAAGAATCGGCACGGGAAGATGACCTGTCTTAAGGTCTTTGCGGGCCGGCCGCCAGACCAAATTTCATGCGCCAGACTCCCCTTGGAGACCCTTGACCTGCCATCGCCTCTTTGTGCCGGTAAAGATTGCATACGTGAAAAGGCGGGAAATTTACGCCAGTTATCCCTACGTCATGCACATGAGCTCACAATTTTGTTTTCTCCATGTTTCGTTAGGAATAATGCACCATTTTGAGCCCAATTGTTCTCACACCATTAACCAGGCGAGACCTCTCGTGTTTCATATGATCCGTTCATTCTGCGCAGTCCTCGGCACCCTCGTCCTGACCTCTTGTTCTGGTTACGATTTTCCCGATCCAACGCCGGAAGATTATGCGGTCCATGGCATCGATATCTCCAAGTATCAGGGCGACATCGACTGGGTGGCAGCCCGGCGGGGCGGTGTTGCCTTTGCCTGGATCAAGGCGACCGAAGGAGGAGATCACGCTGACCACCGGTTTCTCGACAACTGGTATGGAGCCAAGGCCGCAGGCGTTCCGCGCGGCGCCTATCACTTCTACTATTTTTGCCGTCCGGTTCACGAGCAGGTGGACTGGGTATTTAAGAACGTGCCGAAAGACCCGACGGCCCTGCCGCTCGTGCTCGACATGGAGTGGAACGCCCATTCCAAGACCTGCCGCATCCGCCCGCCACGGTCTGAAATCGTACGCGACATGAAGTACTTCCTCGACGAGGTCGAGAAGCACTACGGCAAGCGGCCCGTCATCTATTCTTCCGTCGACTTCCACCGCGACCGTATGGTTGGAGCCTTCAAGGACGAGCAATTCTGGCTTCGCTCGGTGGCGAGCTACCCGAATCACATCTACACGGACCGCGACGACTGGTATTTCTGGCAGTACACTGCCGAAGGCGACGTTCCGGGCATCGATGGCAACGTCGACCGGAATGTCTTTTACGGCAGCAAGTCCCAATTCCGGAAATGGCTGAAGGGCGAGCTGGAGCGCTAGAGAGCCGATACCCGGCACCAAAACCGGACCCGGGTCCGAACGCCAGCCGGCCCCAATACCAGCAGGGAATGACATCGATCATTGCGATGTCATCAACCTGTGCCATACTCCACATCAGTTATCGCGTGGAGGTTTTGATGCTTGGATTTGGCAAAGGGTTTCGTCTTGCCGCCCCCTTGGCTCTGTTTTTCCTAACGATCTGCTCTGCCGCGTCGGCTCAGACCGCCTATCAGGCGAGTGCCACGACCAATCTGAATTTCCGCGCCGGACCGGGCACCAACTATGAGATCATCGGATCCATTCCCAACGGCCGCATTGTCACCGTGTTCAATTGCACGGAAGGTTACGGCTGGTGTGATATCGATTATGCCGGTCAGCGCGGTTGGGCCTCCGGCAAGTATCTCGCCTACGCAGGAAGCGGCACATACTACGGCCAGCCGATCTACCGGTCGGGGGTTTATATCGGCCTGCCGCTGATCTGGCACAGCTACCCGATCTACCGACCGCGCCCGCCCTATAATCCGGGCTATCGTCCGCCACCGGGCAACCGCCCGCCCGGAAACCGTCCACCGGGATACAGGCCGCCCAAGCCGACACCCCCGATCGCGCGGCCACCTGTAAACCGTCCGCCGCCGGGTGTTCGCCCGCCGCGTCCATCCAACCCGATCGCCAGACCTCCCGGGGCACGACCGCCGGGGGCAAGGCCGCCCAGCGCGCGGCCGCCAAGCTATCGTCCCCGGCCCGGAGCGCGCCCGTCACGGCCAAGTGGCGGACGCCCGTCGCGGCCCAGCGGTGGCCGCCGCCGCTGACCAGCCGCCCGACTTAAAGT
This sequence is a window from Labrenzia sp. CE80. Protein-coding genes within it:
- the rlmN gene encoding 23S rRNA (adenine(2503)-C(2))-methyltransferase RlmN; translated protein: MGEDKPTLVGLNREELAEAMASIGIAEKQRRMRASQLWHWLYVRGVSDFSLMTNIAKDLRAKLAETFSIARPEMVDEQISVDGTRKWLFRFPPRGAGRPVEVETVYIPEEGRGTLCISSQVGCTLTCTFCHTGTQKLVRNLTSEEILSQILMARDRLGDFPDATTPQGAAVPSEGRLVSNIVMMGMGEPLYNFENVKKALLIASDGDGLSLSKRRITLSTSGVVPEIFRTGDEIGCMLAISLHAVRDEDRDILVPINKKWNIEALLDACRNYPGLSNAKRITFEYVMLKDINDSNQDALELVRLLKGIPAKINLIPFNPWPGSQYGCSDWERIEEFADIVNRAGYASPIRTPRGRDIFAACGQLKSASERMRKKDREALAAG
- a CDS encoding invasion associated locus B family protein, producing MQAKTLVMAFLGLVLSSAAAFAQTPTLLKQHKDWAAYSHASGSGKVCYALTKPTQMLPGDRNHGDVFFFVSSRPSEGVSAEPSLLVGYPLKDGSTVTVDVDGKIFNLFTKNDGAWVENAATEAQLIAAMKAGRQMSISGESSRGTKTSYKFSLSGVTAAIDTAGSACR
- a CDS encoding sigma-70 family RNA polymerase sigma factor; translated protein: MEQLKYYSDLIVKVANEKDKTAFAELFDHFAPRLKGYLMQQGADGGAAEEIAQEVMVTLWRKADLFDPAKSSASTWLYRIARNRRIDRLRRKKTAELNPEEPSLQPASVPDVAVEMDARLRDQRVRIALAALPDEQAEVIKLAFFTGLSHSEISDETGLPLGTVKSRIRLAFARLRQAIEADDAVDVD
- a CDS encoding RNA methyltransferase, with protein sequence MRGYFAVGAEGLSKRMNLGNLMRSAHAFGANFFFTVDAEKNLRKAPPSDTSKSPGHLPLFSWDSVETMDLPRGCQVVGVELTDDAVDLPSFGHPLQAAYVLGPERGSLSPAMLERSDHVVKIPTKFCINVAMAGAIVLYDRHRALGRYADRSLTAGGPSVEVPKHVSGGPISRTGRLVPGQGK
- a CDS encoding NADPH:quinone oxidoreductase family protein, with the protein product MKACLCKVPGKPSDLVIEVLPDPKPAEGEVLVRVKACALNFFDMLIIQGKYQYKPEMPFSPGAEFAGVVEAIGEGVSEFAPGDRVMGYIRWGAARELVIATEDDLVRLPDGISFEDAAGLTVTYGTTLHAFRDRAKLTSGETVAVLGASGGVGQAAVEIALLMGARVIACASSEEKLEFARRLGAQETLDYSELPLKETLKAMTNGEGVNVVYDPVGGDLSEQALRATAWEGRYLVVGFAAGDIPKIPLNIVMLKGCDVQGVFWGEAVIRDPEGHRENMMQLLDWVADGTLKPHVHAVYPLEEIATALTEIAERKVQGKVILTP
- the xth gene encoding exodeoxyribonuclease III, yielding MTDRLTIATWNINSVRLRMPIVEKFLEEVQPDVLCLQETKCPDANFPFAPLRKAGYEHIEINGQKGYHGVATISRLPLANVEKREFCQMGDSRHVAVDVPFNGGAMRVHNFYVPAGGDEPNREINPKFGHKLDFFAEMKGWLQGAETAKPAVLVGDLNVAPYEHDVWSHKKLLKVVSHTPVEVDLFEDVRESGGWIDAMRRFTPMEEKIYTWWSYRAKDWSAADKGRRLDHVWVSRSLDDNIKSTRVLRDARGWEKPSDHAPVIAEFAI
- a CDS encoding GH25 family lysozyme translates to MIRSFCAVLGTLVLTSCSGYDFPDPTPEDYAVHGIDISKYQGDIDWVAARRGGVAFAWIKATEGGDHADHRFLDNWYGAKAAGVPRGAYHFYYFCRPVHEQVDWVFKNVPKDPTALPLVLDMEWNAHSKTCRIRPPRSEIVRDMKYFLDEVEKHYGKRPVIYSSVDFHRDRMVGAFKDEQFWLRSVASYPNHIYTDRDDWYFWQYTAEGDVPGIDGNVDRNVFYGSKSQFRKWLKGELER
- a CDS encoding SH3 domain-containing protein codes for the protein MLGFGKGFRLAAPLALFFLTICSAASAQTAYQASATTNLNFRAGPGTNYEIIGSIPNGRIVTVFNCTEGYGWCDIDYAGQRGWASGKYLAYAGSGTYYGQPIYRSGVYIGLPLIWHSYPIYRPRPPYNPGYRPPPGNRPPGNRPPGYRPPKPTPPIARPPVNRPPPGVRPPRPSNPIARPPGARPPGARPPSARPPSYRPRPGARPSRPSGGRPSRPSGGRRR